One segment of Setaria viridis chromosome 4, Setaria_viridis_v4.0, whole genome shotgun sequence DNA contains the following:
- the LOC117853886 gene encoding large ribosomal subunit protein eL27x, giving the protein MVKFLKPGKAVILLQGRFAGRKAVIVRVFEEGTRDRPYGHCLVAGLAKYPKKVIRKDSAKKTAKKSRVKCFIKLVNFTHIMPTRYTLDVDFKDVASGGPDALSTRDKKVAACKAAKARLEERFKTGKNRWFFTKLRF; this is encoded by the coding sequence ATGGTGAAGTTCCTGAAGCCCGGCAAGGCCGTGATCCTCCTCCAGGGCCGGTTCGCCGGCCGCAAGGCGGTGATTGTGCGCGTGTTCGAGGAGGGCACCCGCGACCGCCCCTACGGGCactgcctcgtcgccggcctcgCCAAGTACCCGAAGAAGGTGATCCGCAAGGACTCCGCCAAGAAGACGGCCAAGAAGTCCCGGGTTAAGTGCTTCATCAAGCTCGTCAACTTCACCCACATCATGCCCACCCGCTACACCCTCGACGTCGACTTCAAGGACGTCGCCTCGGGCGGGCCCGACGCGCTCTCCACCCGGGACAAGAAGGTCGCCGCCTGCAAGGCCGCCAAGGCGCGCCTCGAGGAGAGGTTCAAGACCGGCAAGAACAGGTGGTTCTTTACCAAGCTCCGCTTCTAG
- the LOC117853884 gene encoding nicotianamine aminotransferase 1, translated as MEGGRSSRRWRFASPNPAVAAAGERSVRRYLLDLHGCLDERGPRPVIPLSVGDPSSCPSFRTAPEAVEAVATALRSGEFDGYPSRDTNLAARRAVAEYLSCDLPYKLSPDDVLLTSGCTQAIETVMSVFGQPGVNILLPRPGYPKHEAHAVFHKMEVRHYDLVPERGWEVDLEAVEALADENTVAIVIINPNNPCGSVYTYEHLSKIADTANKLGMLVIADEVYGHLVYGSTPFVPMGVFGETVPLLTLGAISKRWAVPGWRFGWIAICDQKCILKETKVFHSLRSFRMLTGDPATFVLGAIPHIMKNTNDEFFSKIIKLLKETAEICYSEIKEINCITCPHKPEGSFFMMVKLDISQLSDISDDIDFCRKLAKEESVMVLPGTALGMENWLRITFASEPPKLKQGLERVKSFCQRHQSQVN; from the exons ATGGAGGGTGGCCGGAGCAGCAGGAGATGGCGCTTCGCGTCGCCGAACccggccgtggcggccgccggggaGCGGAGCGTCCGGCGCTACCTCCTTGACCTGCACGGCTGCCTGGACGAGCGCGGCCCGCGGCCCGTGATCCCGCTCAGCGTCGGGGATCCCTCCTCGTGCCCCTCTTTCCGCACCGCTCCCGAGGCGGTGGaggccgtcgccaccgccctCCGCTCCGGTGAGTTCGACGGCTACCCATCCCGCGACACGAATCTCGCAGCTCGCCG AGCCGTTGCAGAGTACCTATCTTGTGATCTCCCTTACAAGCTTTCCCCTGATGATGTTCTCCTCACTTCTGGATGTACCCAAGCAATCGAGACTGTGATGTCTGTTTTCGGCCAACCAGGTGTAAATATATTGCTCCCAAGGCCTGGTTACCCAAAACACGAGGCACACGCAGTGTTTCATAAGATGGAAGTACGCCATTATGATCTAGTTCCGGAGAGAGGTTGGGAGGTCGACCTGGAAGCTGTTGAAGCTCTTGCAGATGAGAATACTGTTGCAATAGTGATTATTAACCCTAATAACCCTTGTGGCTCTGTGTATACTTACGAGCATTTGTCCAAG ATTGCAGATACAGCAAACAAGCTCGGTATGTTAGTCATTGCAGATGAGGTCTATGGGCACCTTGTCTATGGTAGCACTCCTTTTGTGCCAATGGGTGTTTTTGGAGAGACTGTTCCATTACTCACTCTTGGAGCTATATCAAAGAGATGGGCTGTACCTGGCTGGAGATTTGGCTGGATAGCAATTTGTGACCAAAAATGTATTCTGAAAGAAACCAAG GTTTTTCATTCACTGAGAAGCTTCAGAATGCTAACAGGAGATCCTGCAACATTTGTTCTG GGAGCTATTCCTCATATTATGAAGAACACAAATGATGAATTCTTTAGCAAGATTATCAAGTTGTTAAAGGAGACCGCAGAAATATGCTACAGCGAAATAAAGGAAATCAACTGTATCACCTGTCCCCACAAACCAGAGGGGTCATTTTTTATGATG GTGAAACTAGACATATCACAGTTGTCAGACATTAGTGACGACATAGATTTCTGTAGAaagttggcgaaggaggaatcagTCATGGTGTTGCCTG GGACTGCCTTAGGAATGGAAAACTGGTTGCGCATCACCTTTGCTTCGGAACCACCAAAACTGAAGCAAGGACTTGAAAGGGTCAAGTCCTTTTGCCAGAGGCATCAGTCACAGGTCAATTGA